The Candidatus Dormiibacterota bacterium sequence CCATGTTGGAGCGAAGCACCATTACGGACTTGTATCTCATCGGACGCCGCGGACCGGTTGAGGCGAGTTTCACCTCGACAGAGCTTGCCGAGCTTGGCGAACTGGGACGATGCGACATCATCGTGGACCCGTCGCAACTACCGGATGGGATCGGTCCTCACATTGGCGAGAAAGAAATCAAGGCGAAGGAACGCAACGTCGAGATTCTCCGCGATTACGCCAAGCGTGAGCTGGGCACGAAGCCCGTGCGAATACATTTCCTTTTTTGCGCCGCGCCTCAAGCGGTGATCGGTGAGGATCGCGTGCGTGGCCTGCTGCTCGAACGCACGCGCATCGTCGAACGCGGACGAGCCGAACTCACCGGTGAACGGTTCGAGTTGCCCGTCGACGTCGTCGTTACGGCGATCGGCTATCATACCAAGCCGCCCACCGGCGTGCCATTCGACGAAACGCGCGGCGTGATCGCCAACGACGAAGGTTTCGTGGAGCCGGGTGTGTACGTCGCGGGCTGGAGCAAACACGGACCAAAGGGCGTTATCGGCACCAATAGGACGGATGCTAAGCAACTCGTCGGGCGCATCGTATCCGACTTCGATCGATCGCCGGACCGCGTCACGAAACCGGGCGGCGACAGCATCGATGCGCTCTTACGCGAGCGCAAGGTCAGAGTCGTGGATTTCGACGCTTGGCGGCGCATCGCGCGCGCCGAGCAAGCGCGCGCCCGAAACGGGAAACCGAGTGAAAAATTCACCGACGTCGCCGAGATGCTCGACGC is a genomic window containing:
- a CDS encoding FAD-dependent oxidoreductase encodes the protein MNVAIVGSGPAGLYVAEELARQRPGVRIDVFDALPTPYGLVRSGVAPDHLSTKNVTRAFDRTFDREHVRFLGNVTLGTDVSYDELKAAYDVVVLSIGANIDRRLGIPGEHLEQVYGAAAFVGWYNGHPDCRNVIASLEGKALAVLGNGNVALDIVRIVAKTADELSESDISRHAAAMLERSTITDLYLIGRRGPVEASFTSTELAELGELGRCDIIVDPSQLPDGIGPHIGEKEIKAKERNVEILRDYAKRELGTKPVRIHFLFCAAPQAVIGEDRVRGLLLERTRIVERGRAELTGERFELPVDVVVTAIGYHTKPPTGVPFDETRGVIANDEGFVEPGVYVAGWSKHGPKGVIGTNRTDAKQLVGRIVSDFDRSPDRVTKPGGDSIDALLRERKVRVVDFDAWRRIARAEQARARNGKPSEKFTDVAEMLDAAFMGN